Proteins from a genomic interval of Oncorhynchus clarkii lewisi isolate Uvic-CL-2024 chromosome 13, UVic_Ocla_1.0, whole genome shotgun sequence:
- the LOC139423628 gene encoding uncharacterized protein: MRRQKTCDPLATPVPISSSYPPLFQSPRSYPVPRSPDPHPHLLPHPSGPTTSPDPHPPGPTPSPDPHPPGPTPSPDPHPPGPTPIPQVLPRPVSPISQVLPRPLTPIPQVLPLTPIPQVLPHPPGPTPYPDIHPPGPTPSLTPIPQVLPRILTPIPQVLPLTPRSYPVPCPPGPIPSPDPHPPGPPLTPRSYPVS; the protein is encoded by the coding sequence ATGCGGAGACAAAAGACCTGTGACCCCCTAGCCACCCCCGTTCCTATCTCCAGCTCCTACCCACCCCTCTTCCAATCCCCCAGGTCCTACCCTGTCCCCAGGTCCCCTGACCCCCATCCCCACCTCCTACCCCATCCCTCAGGTCCTACCACGTCCCCTGACCCACATCCCCCAGGTCCTACCCCGTCCCCTGACCCCCATCCTCCAGGTCCTACCCCGTCCCCTGACCCCCACCCCCCAGGTCCTACCCCCATCCCCCAGGTCCTACCCCGCCCCGTGTCCCCCATCTCCCAGGTCCTACCCCGTCCCCTGACCCCCATCCCCCAGGTCCTTCCCCTGACCCCCATCCCCCAGGTCCTTCCCCATCCCCCAGGTCCTACCCCGTATCCTGACATCCATCCCCCAGGTCCTACCCCGTCCCTTACCCCCATCCCCCAGGTCCTTCCCCGTATCCTGACCCCCATCCCTCAGGTCCTTcccctgacccccaggtcctacCCCGTCCCCTGTCCCCCAGGTCCTATCCCGTCCCCTGACCCCCATCCCCCAGGTCCTcccctgacccccaggtcctacCCCGTATCCTGA